One region of Acropora muricata isolate sample 2 chromosome 13, ASM3666990v1, whole genome shotgun sequence genomic DNA includes:
- the LOC136896838 gene encoding sentrin-specific protease 8-like: MEDEIVLSFYDSLLRKSDLSLLREGCWLNDKLIGFMFDYFTHNKFKLISDNVLLISPDVTQFLKLGQGLEIGIFVEPLDLPSRKLVFFAVNDSDSTHSAGGSHWSLLVYERQRNIFHHYDSFSSHNSPAARSLAKKMEPFLAAKSSHFVEDRCPQQENGYDCGVYLICFAEELCQNFFDNAEKCVGEAILAQDVRQKRTMIKSLILELGRKKT; the protein is encoded by the exons atgGAGGATGAAATTGTGTTGAGTTTCTACGATAGTCTTCTGCGAAAATCAGACCTTTCTTTGCTGAGAGAAGGCTGCTGGCTGAATGACAAGCTTATAGGATTTATGTTTGA TTACTTTACACACAACAAGTTTAAACTGATATCAGATAATGTGCTTTTGATCAGTCCAGATGTTACACAGTTTTTGAAGCTTGGACAAG GTCTTGAAATTGGTATTTTTGTTGAACCCCTTGATTTACCAAGCCGAAAATTAGTTTTCTTTGCTGTGAATGACAGTGATTCAACTCATTCTGCAGGAGGCTCACATTG GAGTCTGCTTGTGTATGAGAGACAAAGgaacatttttcatcattaCGATTCATTCAGTTCTCATAATTCACCAGCTGCTAGAtctcttgcaaaaaaaatggAGCCCTTCTTGGCTG CCAAATCCTCACATTTTGTAGAAGACAGATGTCCTCAACAAGAAAATG GTTATGACTGTGGTGTGTATCTCATTTGCTTTGCTGAGGAACTGTGCCAAAACTTTTTTGACAATGCAGAGAAGTGTGTGGGTGAGGCAATCCTGGCACAAGATGTGAGGCAAAAGAGAACGATGATAAAATCTCTTATACTTGAACttggaagaaagaaaacttga